In a genomic window of Flavobacterium crassostreae:
- a CDS encoding B12-binding domain-containing radical SAM protein gives MNKLNNLVILLQPPNLCKTFTRSGSVYPPLGLCQLAAVDKNDVIEVFDAEGEGLNIEETQTKLIRKKPKIIGLSATSFTLVIVENWAKFAKSIGAIVIVGGPHPSLSPRDTFDKCPSVKYIVRGEGEVIINELIENLLNNKNNLNLSGVCERLNDKYHISDEILKVENFENLPFPNLSKMPIKNYWCPDSKSSPMVTMMTTRGCPYKCGFCSSPAVMGKKIRSWSVDKVIKELKYLHFELGVNEISFVDDVFTINRKRTINLCKEIIKNKIKITWFCNARADHIDEEMAKVMSEAGCHQTYLGFESGAQIILDNVQKGTTIEKLVNGAKILKENNISRSIGFVLGLPGETDETVIQSIELAKVLKPERLQFTRFTPLVGSPLENYSYEQNGFHTKGEDIVGRWVKFAYESCENDNWGKESW, from the coding sequence ATGAATAAACTGAACAATTTAGTAATTTTATTACAACCACCAAACTTATGTAAAACATTCACAAGGTCAGGTTCGGTTTATCCACCATTAGGGCTTTGTCAATTGGCAGCAGTAGACAAAAATGATGTAATAGAAGTATTTGATGCAGAAGGAGAAGGGTTAAACATTGAAGAAACTCAAACAAAATTAATACGAAAAAAACCTAAAATTATTGGTCTTTCAGCAACATCATTCACTCTTGTAATTGTTGAAAATTGGGCAAAGTTTGCTAAATCAATTGGTGCAATTGTTATAGTTGGTGGTCCACATCCAAGCTTAAGTCCAAGAGATACTTTTGACAAATGTCCAAGCGTAAAATATATTGTTAGAGGTGAAGGAGAAGTAATTATTAATGAATTGATTGAAAACCTCTTAAACAATAAAAATAATTTAAATTTAAGTGGAGTTTGTGAAAGATTAAATGATAAATATCATATTTCTGATGAAATTTTGAAAGTAGAAAATTTCGAAAATTTACCTTTTCCAAATCTTTCAAAAATGCCAATCAAAAATTATTGGTGTCCAGACTCTAAAAGTAGTCCGATGGTTACAATGATGACAACAAGAGGATGCCCATATAAATGTGGTTTTTGCAGTAGTCCAGCTGTAATGGGAAAAAAAATAAGAAGTTGGAGTGTTGATAAAGTAATAAAAGAACTGAAATATTTACACTTTGAATTAGGTGTAAATGAAATTTCATTTGTTGATGATGTATTTACAATTAATCGTAAAAGAACAATTAATTTATGTAAAGAGATAATAAAAAATAAAATAAAAATTACTTGGTTTTGTAATGCTCGAGCCGATCATATAGACGAGGAAATGGCAAAAGTTATGAGTGAAGCAGGTTGTCATCAAACTTATTTAGGTTTTGAAAGTGGGGCGCAAATAATTTTAGATAATGTCCAAAAAGGCACAACCATAGAAAAGTTAGTTAATGGCGCAAAAATATTGAAAGAAAACAACATATCAAGAAGTATAGGCTTTGTTTTAGGATTACCTGGTGAAACAGATGAAACAGTAATTCAAAGTATAGAACTAGCTAAAGTATTAAAACCTGAACGTCTACAATTCACTAGATTTACACCGCTAGTTGGCTCACCATTAGAAAACTACTCGTATGAACAGAATGGTTTTCATACAAAAGGAGAAGATATTGTAGGTAGATGGGTTAAATTTGCATACGAAAGTTGCGAGAATGATAATTGGGGTAAAGAAAGTTGGTAG
- a CDS encoding T9SS type A sorting domain-containing protein produces the protein MKQKLFILLTLLTINLNAQVIDVVTTGLTDPAGLAISGNTLYIAEAFGANKISKIDISSASPTKTDVVTGLSGPDGLAISGNTLYIAEIDADKISKIDISSATPIVETVITGVLEPTGIVIDGDYLYIAEYNAQKISKLNLTTLVKTDYLIGLSGPTGLVISNNILYFSEFDTNVISKVDLTAAVPVVTQMGSGFNEPAFLNLVGSELYFANYGSGKLSKMNITNQIVSDVATSLGGVYGLVNNGAFLFLSQRDTNKISKISLTNLSTANFDIENQVSIYPNPTSNYLTLQNVLKNSEITISDFSGRIIKQFKYQKPTIDLQSFEKGIYFLTIDKNKTIKFIKN, from the coding sequence ATGAAACAAAAATTATTTATTCTATTAACATTACTGACAATTAATTTAAACGCTCAAGTAATTGATGTAGTAACAACTGGATTGACTGATCCTGCGGGTCTTGCTATTTCTGGAAACACATTATACATTGCAGAAGCTTTTGGGGCAAATAAAATTTCTAAAATAGATATTTCTTCTGCTTCGCCAACAAAAACAGACGTTGTTACAGGGCTTTCGGGACCAGACGGTTTAGCAATTAGTGGGAATACATTATATATTGCAGAAATTGATGCTGACAAAATTTCAAAAATCGACATTTCTTCTGCAACACCAATTGTTGAAACTGTTATTACAGGAGTACTAGAACCGACAGGAATTGTAATTGACGGCGACTATTTATATATTGCTGAATATAATGCTCAAAAAATTTCAAAATTAAACTTAACAACTTTAGTGAAGACAGATTATTTAATCGGTTTATCTGGACCAACAGGTTTAGTAATAAGCAATAATATTCTTTATTTTTCTGAATTTGACACAAATGTTATTTCAAAAGTTGACTTAACGGCAGCTGTACCTGTAGTTACTCAAATGGGCAGTGGATTTAATGAACCCGCGTTTTTGAATTTAGTGGGGTCTGAATTATATTTTGCTAATTATGGGTCAGGAAAATTATCAAAAATGAATATTACAAATCAAATAGTTAGTGACGTTGCTACTAGTTTAGGTGGTGTTTATGGTTTAGTAAACAACGGAGCATTTCTTTTTCTATCTCAACGAGACACAAATAAAATATCAAAAATAAGTTTAACAAATTTATCAACGGCAAATTTTGATATTGAAAATCAAGTTTCAATTTATCCAAATCCAACATCAAACTATTTAACTTTGCAAAATGTTTTGAAAAATAGTGAAATCACAATTTCTGATTTTAGCGGTAGAATTATCAAGCAATTTAAATATCAAAAACCTACTATTGACTTACAAAGCTTTGAAAAAGGTATTTACTTTTTGACAATAGATAAAAATAAAACAATAAAATTTATAAAGAACTAA
- the cmk gene encoding (d)CMP kinase, whose protein sequence is MIITIDGKSCTGKSTIALLLSKKINFSYINSGLLYRAITHEILKNKIDLINFKNKEEQIKLLINHYNFDLQKINENISIFKTIEISKFGTEIAKLQFVRDKVNDYISEINSKYKNIIIEGRDIGTKVFPNADFKFFFIADIDIRANRLALERNSKEINKIKIEIQKRDLEDENRKNSPLKKAISAILIDTSKLTIEETVNILEQHLK, encoded by the coding sequence ATGATAATTACAATTGATGGAAAATCTTGCACAGGTAAAAGTACAATAGCTCTTTTATTATCAAAAAAAATTAACTTTTCATATATAAATAGTGGACTTCTGTATAGAGCAATCACTCACGAAATTTTGAAAAATAAAATAGATTTAATTAATTTCAAAAATAAAGAAGAACAAATAAAATTATTAATAAATCACTATAATTTTGATCTACAAAAAATAAACGAAAATATTTCAATTTTTAAAACTATTGAAATCAGTAAGTTTGGAACAGAGATTGCAAAATTGCAATTTGTAAGAGACAAAGTGAATGATTATATTTCAGAAATAAATTCAAAATATAAAAATATCATAATTGAGGGTAGAGATATCGGAACAAAAGTTTTCCCAAATGCAGATTTTAAATTTTTCTTTATTGCAGATATAGATATACGAGCAAATAGATTGGCTTTAGAAAGAAATTCAAAAGAAATAAATAAAATTAAAATAGAAATCCAAAAAAGAGATCTTGAAGATGAAAATAGAAAAAATTCGCCTTTAAAAAAAGCAATTAGTGCAATATTAATTGATACATCTAAATTAACAATTGAAGAAACGGTAAATATATTAGAACAACATTTAAAATGA